The nucleotide window CGTAGCAGGAGTAGTTCGCCTCATACACATCCTGGATGACCACCATCAGTGCCTGGTCCCGGCGGGCCCGGGCTGATGGTTGACGCTTCTTGTAGGCGTAATACGAGCTCACAGCAATCCGCGCGGCAGTCCCTTTCAGGGCGCGCACGATTGGCTCGACTCCGAACTCGTCGCGATTGTCGTCGATGAAGGCGACGATCACTTCGATGGGCGGTCGAGCTCCGCCGCGAAGAAAGCCGATGCCCTCTTCAGAATCTCGTTGGCCCGCTTCGCTTCAGCCAACTCAGCCCGCAGTCGGCGGTTTTCGGCCTCAAGATCGACTGACTCAGTCGGTGTGGCTTTGCCGGAGTCTTTGTGCTTACGTACCCAGACTCGCAGGGTCTCTTTGCTCAGGCCGAGTTCGTTCGCGACGCGGGTGACCGCTCCGTTCGCGGTGTCTGGGTCGGCCTGGGCATGCAAGACGAGCTCGACGGCACGAGCCTTGAGTTCGTCGGTGTATTTCACTGGCAAGAGAGAATCTCCTTCTTCCAATCTCCCTGCCTCTATTATCCCCGGGGCGATTCATTCCTAAGTCAGCTGACCTACTTCCTCACTGACCTCATCGTCGGCCAAGCCTGGGGTGCAATCACCGTCATTGCCTTCCTCGTGTGCAACTTAGCCTTCTTCTTTCGCTCCACAACCGGCCTAGCATGCACAGCCCTGCTCGCGCTGACTGCCATCGTCCCCATTTCACTCATCGGTCATGCTGCAGGCAGCGACGACCATTACGCCGGTGTCGGTGCACTGGCTGTGCACTGGCTCGGAGTCCTTGTCTGGGTGGGTGGCGTGGCAGCACTTGCCGTGACCATCCCCGTGCTGGCCTCAACGAGTACCACGCTCGTGACAAAATCGGTGATCGCCCGCTTCTCTGCACTGGCCGGCGTGGCGTTCTTCCTCGTCCTTAGCTCCGGTGTGATCAACGCTGCCCTCCGCCTCGGCGAATGGGACGGGCTGCTGAGCCGCTACGGTCAGCTGATCCTCATCAAGTTCTCGGCAACCCTGCTGCTCGGAGCCATCGGATTCGCCCATCGCCAATGGGCCATGACCCAAGTCCGAAGCAGATCCGGCACACTACTTGCCTGGCGATTGGTCATTGCCGAAGTCCTTATCATGGGCGCAGTCATCGGCGTCACCGCGGCACTGGGACGAACAGCCCCTCCTGTCCCGCTTGAACTCGAGCCAGCGATCACCCCCGCCGAAGTCCTCACCGACTATCCCATGCCACCGGCCCTGACCTGGTACCGGTGGCTCAGCGAATGGCGGTGGGACTGGCTCTGGTTAGCGTTCATCCTCACTGCTGCCGCCGTCTATCTCCTCGGAGTGCGCAAGGCTCGCATGACTGGAGACAAATGGCCACGGAAACGCACCGTCAGCTGGTTCA belongs to Brevibacterium spongiae and includes:
- a CDS encoding transposase translates to MKYTDELKARAVELVLHAQADPDTANGAVTRVANELGLSKETLRVWVRKHKDSGKATPTESVDLEAENRRLRAELAEAKRANEILKRASAFFAAELDRPSK
- a CDS encoding cytochrome c oxidase assembly protein yields the protein MQDELDGTSLEFVGVFHWQERISFFQSPCLYYPRGDSFLSQLTYFLTDLIVGQAWGAITVIAFLVCNLAFFFRSTTGLACTALLALTAIVPISLIGHAAGSDDHYAGVGALAVHWLGVLVWVGGVAALAVTIPVLASTSTTLVTKSVIARFSALAGVAFFLVLSSGVINAALRLGEWDGLLSRYGQLILIKFSATLLLGAIGFAHRQWAMTQVRSRSGTLLAWRLVIAEVLIMGAVIGVTAALGRTAPPVPLELEPAITPAEVLTDYPMPPALTWYRWLSEWRWDWLWLAFILTAAAVYLLGVRKARMTGDKWPRKRTVSWFTGIVLLVYVTCGAPTIYGMVLISAHTVMLLAIAVLIPLLLAIGAPLDLLRLSVPRRTDGSRGPREWIEASNPTVSTVVRDPLLSGTVLILSFALFYYTPLLRLALDFWIAHQVTNLYFLIIGFWFMTTVICTQSKSRTRRRQILTIAGVGGILLLWANMLAFGVSPVLEVDWFSSLDRTWGPSIAVDQQNAGTSVLLIGVAPLAGVLATFLSYKSRPTSSDATDTNRSLPDVSR